TGAAGGACCCGCAAGCCACTTTCATCCAGACCCTCCATTTCATTCCGGAATACCTGCCAATTGACCGAGGTACCGAAATCTTGGACTGGTGTAAACACGTAGAGTATGTGCATCTCGCCATCCATTACAAATGCCCGCAAGGCTTTGACGAGTTCCTTGTGAATGAAAACGCCATCGTCTGGGTCGATTGCCGATGCTACTATAGCCTTTCCCAATTGCGTCGGTGTGTAGTTTGAAAACAGATCGGATTCAATTAGACCCATAGtttgaagctcatcaaggCTGGAGTCTATGCTGTCGTGGATTAAGTCTGACGACTGGGACTTACGCAGCAGAGATTTAGAAAAGTAGTCCTCTATGGATTCACGACTGGTAGCTAGGCGGACCGCGACGACCTCCAGCAAAGCTCTTTCCTTAAAGTTAGTCATCTGGCAATATCCATGGTGTAATCAATTGAAGAGCTCACCGTTGAATGCGCCTATTCTTAATACTGAGGCAACTCGAAACTTTGGGAATATCTGCATGCATAAGCTCCAGAACATGGTCCAGATCAGGTTCTCGGCAACACAGATACGTCTCCCCGACTGGAGTTTTACCCTGCCGTCCGGCTCTTCCTCGCATCTGTCTCAACATTGCTGGGCCAATATATTCCCGCCCCAGTTTTACATTGTGCAGGATTACCCTCCGAGCAGGTCTGACAGCGGTTAGAATAAGTAGTCCAAGGTATGTACAAATGTTTTCTTACAAATTaattccagcagcaagactGCAGGTTGCTACACATACTAGGATCGTGCCGGCATCGTACGCAGAAGCGATGAGATCTCTCTCTTCGCTAGTTAGACCTGCCTACGCCCAGTTAGATATGCTTTTAAAAGAAATGCCCGAATGAGCTCACATCTAAGGAAGCTTATTAGCAGATAGAAAAACTCAGCAACGATGCAAGAGAGACCCACGATGAAATGCCACACCATACAGAACAGTCTCCTCAAGTACGGGATCTATTCCAGTGCTTAAGCTGCGCAAATCCCCCAGCAAGCTTATACGCTTATCAAAGATATCAGTAGCAAGTGTGTTCGGTTGGGGCATGACCCGGCTGATCCAGCGAGCATCAGACTCGCACAGTCCCCGACTACCGGCAAAGACGAGCACTCCATAACCCATACTCGCAGTTTCGTGTGCCAGAGATACCACTGCATTTAAGACCGGATCTTTGAATTCTTTATGCGCGGAGGCGTCGATCCGTCGGATAGGCACTGTCTTTCCGCCAGTTACATCCTGGCTACTGAGTTGCGATGGAGTATGCCCCAGTCCATCATTTGGACCAGCTAGAAAGATCTTGCCGTCGTAAACAAGATGCTCTTCTATCGGTACTGGTCTATATCGTGTCTCGTAAGTATGGGCGCCAAGCCACGTAGCAAGTAAGTTTAAGTTCTATGGCAGTCAGTACCTGGTGAACTTGTTAGTATCTGGTTCAACTCACAGGAAGGGTTGCGCTCATTCCAATTAGCTGCACCTGTTGTCCAAGGCACATCAGCTTTGTGGCAATAAGCTCGAGAATATAACCTCGATGGTCATCATCTATCATGTGAAGCTCATCCAGGACTACGCAGCGAAGCTTGCATATAGAACCATCCTCAATTGCGGTATTGATTAGAGCATTTGCCTGGTTGAAACGTCAGTGATACATTGATATGTACGTTCCCACACTGCCAACCTTCTCTAGTGTGCAAACACCAATATCAAAGTCATCCCAAGTGGCCCGTAGTTTCCCGCCACCAAAAAAGCCGACTACGCGAATGGTGCCATGATCTGCTCGACGGCGCCAAGGTCCATTCGCTGCATCTTGTAGCATTGAGTCGTCCAGAATTTTCACATCTTGAGCGATCTTCCGCAGCCAGCCTACTTTTT
The genomic region above belongs to Pochonia chlamydosporia 170 chromosome 2, whole genome shotgun sequence and contains:
- a CDS encoding DNA-directed DNA polymerase theta (similar to Neosartorya fischeri NRRL 181 XP_001265142.1) — its product is MKSMQGLLHKTSLQTAQEQQQKPVAPQSVAGQKRAWSSNGGLVKPQPLATTSAANSTSHSTVYFQKAIDLPLAPSRLSASKIIHLRGNHATTTEYSQRRLISATPLSSRDPELDLSHPTYGLSGQIVSNFALLGINHIYPWQKNCLKGPGLLNGERNLVYCAPTGGGKSLVADLLMLKRIIGEPGTKALLVLPYVALVQEKVGWLRKIAQDVKILDDSMLQDAANGPWRRRADHGTIRVVGFFGGGKLRATWDDFDIGVCTLEKANALINTAIEDGSICKLRCVVLDELHMIDDDHRGYILELIATKLMCLGQQVQLIGMSATLPNLNLLATWLGAHTYETRYRPVPIEEHLVYDGKIFLAGPNDGLGHTPSQLSSQDVTGGKTVPIRRIDASAHKEFKDPVLNAVVSLAHETASMGYGVLVFAGSRGLCESDARWISRVMPQPNTLATDIFDKRISLLGDLRSLSTGIDPAGLTSEERDLIASAYDAGTILVCVATCSLAAGINLPARRVILHNVKLGREYIGPAMLRQMRGRAGRQGKTPVGETYLCCREPDLDHVLELMHADIPKVSSCLSIKNRRIQRALLEVVAVRLATSRESIEDYFSKSLLRKSQSSDLIHDSIDSSLDELQTMGLIESDLFSNYTPTQLGKAIVASAIDPDDGVFIHKELVKALRAFVMDGEMHILYVFTPVQDFGTSVNWQVFRNEMEGLDESGLRVLHFLGIKPTSVLRLAQGASLKETTTEEKQIARVYRRFYLAMQLRDICNEVPIHAVARKYDMPRGSVQALSQTCQGFAAGMVKFCEHMGWGPMAAALDHFSDRLMAGARAELLALSKVPFVKSRTARVFFENGYRSIAALANADPKDLVPILMQAQPNKLRIKGQNDELMEDKMLAKANIICSAANRLWNIQMQAEMDEI